A genomic window from Ruminiclostridium cellulolyticum H10 includes:
- a CDS encoding PolC-type DNA polymerase III: protein MDSTNNINRFLYDLFPDAMDFDGEFSALKQLKVERMSVFIKANRLEIHTISSDIVSIALIMKAEECLKQKLGAPNLTLKVKCSRSYSVEEYLSIMWSELMQMLTSKVALCRGILHGSKYEISGNKIIINLLTSGADILKAQNCHTMLEQHIKGTICQSVKVEFCDMHVDHVIIEEYVAEKVKNEAKVVSSAITALPENQKQKKYEFKSYGSGDMPSKAVITGKPFTDSIMKISEVTPDSGKVAVAGEVFRTEYREIRGGKYIYIFDVTDFTSSVTVKMFLEKKDFGNISERITEGVCLRIRGEAQYDKFSKELAIMAFDIVETEREIRHDDAEEKRVELHLHTQMSSMDGVTAVKDLVKRAAQWGHKAIAVTDHGIVQAYPDAYAASKKNNIKVIYGLECYLLDDSVPIVYGIKEHSLDDDFVVFDIETTGLNPQQDRITEIGAVKVRNGQIVDRFSAFVNPGVSIPSFIVKLTGITNDMVKDAPPIEQVLNEFMEFIQGSVLVAHNANFDVGFIKHNAKIIGEKVKNPYLDTLELCRKMFPELGRYKLNIVAKHLKIELENHHRAVDDSMATAKIFIHCLNELKEKGCKNIKDIQNAFDGEVNLKASSYHAIILVKNKVGLKNLYKIVSQSHLKYLYKKPRVPKKLLMEYREGLILGSACEAGELYRAILNNKSEDEISKIVRFYDYLEIQPLGNNQFLINNGKVSSQEELKKINKKIIRLGERHRKPVVATCDVHFMDPRDEVFRRILMSGRGFTDADNQAPLYFRTTEEMLEEFSYLGEEKAREVVIENTNLIADMIESIAPVLEGTFPPKIEGAEQDIENMAMNRAKEIYGEELPEVVAKRLEKELNSIIKNGFAVMYLIAQKLVSKSLNDGYLVGSRGSVGSSFVANMSGITEVNSLQPHYVCEKCKYSEFILDGSYDCGFDLPEKDCPNCGNKLKKDGYDIPFETFLGFDGDKEPDIDLNFSGDYQPVAHKYTEELFGEGYVFRAGTIASVAEKTAYGYVKNYLDERSIVVTNAEINRLVKGCTGIKRTTGQHPGGIMIVPKDKEIFDFSPIQRPADDIKSEIITTHFDYHFLHGSILKLDILGHDDPTVIRMLEDLTGVDARTIPIGEKKTMSLFSSTEALGVKPEDIGSETGTFAVPEFGTKFVRQMLLDTKPQSFSELIRISGLSHGTDVWLNNAQELIRDGITTLSQSICCRDDIMIYLMHAGLPPKTAFKIMEDVRKGKGVKEEYEAIMKENNVPDWYIQSCKKIKYMFPKAHAAAYVMMAFRIAWFKVYYPEAFYATYFTVRADDFDAEMMTYGQDKVRNKIKEFEMKGNNITTKEKNVLTILEVVNEMYARGINFLPINLYLSEATKFRIEDKSIRPPMNALQGLGGAAAQNIIEARKNGEFLSIDELRTRAKISKSVIEILERNNVLEGMPESNQLCLF, encoded by the coding sequence ATGGATAGTACAAATAATATAAATAGATTTTTATATGATTTATTCCCCGATGCAATGGATTTTGACGGGGAATTTTCTGCATTAAAGCAGCTAAAAGTTGAAAGAATGAGTGTTTTTATAAAGGCGAACAGGCTTGAAATACATACTATAAGTTCTGATATAGTAAGTATTGCACTTATCATGAAAGCAGAAGAATGTCTCAAGCAAAAGCTTGGGGCACCAAATCTTACTCTAAAAGTCAAATGCAGCAGGAGTTACAGCGTTGAGGAGTACCTGAGTATTATGTGGAGTGAACTAATGCAAATGCTTACTTCAAAGGTGGCGTTGTGCAGGGGTATTCTACATGGCTCCAAATATGAGATTTCCGGCAACAAAATAATAATAAACCTGTTGACGTCGGGAGCAGACATCCTAAAAGCACAAAATTGCCATACAATGTTAGAACAACATATCAAGGGAACCATTTGCCAAAGTGTAAAGGTTGAATTTTGTGATATGCATGTTGACCATGTCATAATTGAGGAGTATGTTGCAGAAAAAGTCAAGAATGAGGCAAAAGTAGTGAGCTCCGCAATAACTGCTCTGCCGGAAAATCAGAAACAGAAAAAGTATGAATTCAAATCCTACGGGTCAGGAGACATGCCCTCCAAGGCAGTTATTACAGGAAAGCCTTTTACTGATAGTATTATGAAGATATCCGAAGTAACACCTGATTCGGGTAAGGTTGCTGTAGCTGGCGAAGTTTTCAGAACAGAATACAGGGAAATCAGGGGCGGCAAATACATTTACATATTTGATGTTACAGATTTTACCAGTTCTGTTACTGTAAAAATGTTCTTGGAAAAGAAGGATTTCGGAAATATTTCAGAGAGAATAACAGAAGGTGTCTGCTTACGTATACGTGGAGAAGCCCAGTATGATAAATTTTCAAAAGAGCTTGCCATAATGGCTTTTGATATTGTTGAAACAGAAAGGGAAATAAGGCATGACGATGCAGAAGAAAAAAGAGTTGAACTGCACCTGCATACACAAATGAGTTCAATGGATGGAGTAACAGCAGTAAAGGACCTGGTAAAACGTGCTGCGCAGTGGGGGCACAAGGCCATAGCTGTTACAGACCACGGTATAGTTCAGGCATATCCCGATGCATATGCTGCATCCAAGAAAAATAATATAAAAGTAATTTATGGTCTTGAGTGCTATCTTCTGGATGACAGTGTACCTATAGTCTATGGCATTAAAGAACATTCTCTGGATGACGATTTTGTAGTATTTGACATAGAAACAACAGGTTTAAACCCACAGCAGGACAGAATTACTGAAATTGGAGCAGTCAAGGTAAGAAACGGTCAAATTGTGGACAGGTTCAGTGCTTTTGTCAATCCGGGGGTTTCAATTCCAAGCTTCATAGTTAAGCTGACAGGTATTACTAACGATATGGTTAAGGATGCACCTCCCATAGAACAGGTTTTGAATGAGTTTATGGAATTTATACAAGGAAGTGTTCTCGTTGCTCACAATGCAAACTTTGATGTGGGCTTTATAAAGCATAATGCGAAAATAATTGGAGAAAAAGTTAAAAACCCTTATTTAGATACCTTGGAGCTTTGCAGGAAAATGTTCCCTGAACTTGGCAGGTACAAGCTCAATATAGTTGCAAAGCATTTAAAGATTGAGTTAGAAAATCATCACAGAGCCGTAGATGATTCAATGGCTACTGCAAAAATATTTATACATTGTTTAAATGAACTTAAAGAAAAAGGCTGTAAAAATATAAAGGATATACAGAATGCATTTGACGGAGAGGTTAACCTTAAAGCCAGTTCTTACCATGCTATTATTTTAGTTAAGAACAAGGTCGGCCTTAAAAATCTGTATAAAATAGTATCTCAATCCCACCTGAAGTATTTATACAAAAAGCCAAGAGTACCTAAAAAACTTCTAATGGAATACAGAGAGGGACTTATTCTGGGAAGTGCTTGTGAAGCGGGAGAACTGTACAGAGCAATACTTAACAACAAGAGTGAGGATGAGATATCAAAAATAGTTCGTTTTTACGATTACCTTGAAATACAGCCCTTGGGAAATAACCAATTTTTGATAAACAATGGAAAGGTTTCTTCCCAGGAAGAGTTAAAAAAAATTAATAAAAAAATCATCAGACTTGGTGAACGGCATAGAAAGCCTGTGGTTGCCACATGTGACGTACATTTTATGGATCCCAGGGATGAGGTATTCAGAAGAATATTAATGTCAGGTCGGGGATTTACCGATGCAGATAATCAAGCACCGCTTTATTTCAGAACTACAGAAGAAATGCTTGAGGAGTTCAGCTACCTTGGTGAGGAAAAGGCTCGAGAGGTGGTAATAGAAAATACCAATCTCATCGCTGATATGATTGAGAGCATCGCCCCGGTCCTTGAAGGGACGTTTCCGCCTAAGATCGAGGGTGCGGAACAAGATATAGAGAATATGGCAATGAACAGAGCAAAAGAGATTTATGGAGAAGAGCTGCCAGAGGTTGTGGCAAAGAGACTTGAAAAAGAATTGAATTCCATTATAAAAAATGGATTTGCGGTTATGTATCTCATAGCACAAAAGCTGGTTTCTAAGTCTCTAAACGACGGGTATCTGGTTGGTTCTAGAGGGTCTGTAGGTTCCTCGTTTGTAGCAAATATGTCCGGGATAACCGAGGTTAATTCTTTGCAGCCTCACTATGTATGTGAGAAATGCAAGTATTCCGAATTTATACTTGATGGCTCCTATGACTGTGGATTTGATTTGCCTGAAAAGGACTGCCCAAATTGTGGGAATAAACTTAAAAAAGACGGTTATGATATACCATTTGAAACATTTCTTGGTTTTGACGGTGACAAAGAGCCTGATATTGACTTGAACTTCTCGGGGGATTATCAGCCTGTGGCACACAAATATACAGAGGAGCTGTTTGGAGAAGGTTATGTATTCAGGGCAGGTACTATAGCATCTGTTGCCGAAAAAACCGCATATGGCTATGTCAAGAATTATCTTGATGAAAGGAGCATAGTGGTAACAAACGCAGAAATAAACAGACTGGTAAAGGGATGTACAGGCATAAAGAGAACTACAGGTCAGCACCCCGGCGGAATAATGATAGTACCAAAGGACAAGGAGATATTTGACTTTTCGCCGATACAGAGACCTGCGGACGATATAAAGTCAGAAATAATAACCACACATTTTGATTACCACTTTTTGCATGGAAGTATATTAAAGCTTGATATTCTGGGGCATGATGACCCTACCGTAATCAGAATGCTTGAGGATTTAACAGGAGTCGATGCAAGAACAATCCCAATCGGTGAGAAAAAAACCATGAGCTTGTTCAGCAGCACTGAAGCACTAGGCGTAAAGCCTGAAGATATAGGAAGTGAAACAGGAACCTTTGCAGTTCCGGAGTTCGGAACAAAGTTTGTAAGACAAATGCTCCTTGACACCAAGCCACAATCCTTTTCTGAATTAATTAGAATATCTGGTCTTTCTCACGGAACCGACGTTTGGCTTAATAACGCCCAGGAGTTAATCAGAGATGGGATTACTACTCTTTCCCAGAGTATATGCTGCCGTGACGATATAATGATTTATCTGATGCACGCAGGACTTCCCCCAAAGACTGCCTTCAAAATAATGGAGGATGTGCGTAAGGGAAAAGGTGTCAAAGAAGAATATGAAGCAATAATGAAAGAAAATAACGTTCCTGACTGGTATATTCAATCATGTAAAAAAATAAAGTATATGTTCCCAAAGGCCCATGCAGCAGCATACGTTATGATGGCATTCAGAATAGCTTGGTTCAAGGTATATTATCCTGAGGCCTTCTACGCAACATACTTTACAGTAAGAGCCGATGATTTTGATGCTGAAATGATGACTTACGGTCAGGACAAGGTAAGAAATAAAATAAAAGAATTTGAAATGAAAGGTAATAATATTACTACAAAAGAGAAAAATGTCCTTACTATACTTGAGGTTGTAAATGAAATGTATGCCAGAGGAATAAATTTCCTCCCAATAAATTTGTATCTTTCAGAGGCAACTAAATTCAGAATTGAAGATAAAAGTATAAGGCCGCCTATGAATGCACTTCAGGGGCTGGGAGGAGCAGCGGCACAGAACATTATTGAGGCACGCAAAAACGGTGAATTCCTTTCAATTGATGAACTTAGGACCAGAGCAAAAATAAGTAAATCGGTAATTGAAATACTGGAAAGAAATAACGTGCTGGAGGGAATGCCGGAGAGTAACCAGCTTTGTTTATTTTAA
- the rimP gene encoding ribosome maturation factor RimP — MKKNIQQTVTELVSPVVESLNYELVDIEYVKEGANWYLRVYIDKPGGISIDDCQAVSEQVSDLLDKDDPIDQSYFLEVSSPGLDRPLKTEKDFAKYKGELVEVKVFQPIDGKKIFEGELVGLKDNIIVINQDGHNVQFERDEVAIVKRVIKF, encoded by the coding sequence ATGAAAAAAAACATTCAGCAAACTGTAACAGAGCTTGTATCACCTGTAGTAGAAAGTTTAAACTATGAGTTGGTGGATATTGAGTATGTTAAAGAAGGTGCAAATTGGTATTTGAGAGTTTATATCGACAAGCCCGGCGGAATCAGTATTGATGATTGTCAGGCAGTAAGCGAACAGGTAAGTGATTTACTTGACAAAGACGATCCGATTGATCAGAGCTACTTTTTGGAGGTATCTTCACCAGGCCTTGACAGACCATTGAAAACAGAGAAAGACTTTGCAAAATATAAGGGTGAACTTGTTGAGGTAAAGGTATTTCAACCTATAGACGGTAAAAAAATATTTGAAGGCGAATTGGTTGGTTTAAAGGATAACATTATAGTAATTAACCAGGATGGTCACAATGTCCAGTTTGAAAGAGACGAGGTTGCCATAGTAAAAAGGGTCATTAAATTTTAA
- the nusA gene encoding transcription termination factor NusA has product MSAELILALEQLEKEKGIKKEIIIEAIEAALISAYKKNFGSAMNVKVNIDRVTGDVKVFALRKVAEDPDVEAMDISIGEAAKLNPTLDIGDYVESEVTPRSFGRIAAQTAKQVVVQKLREAERGIIYDEFYNKESDIVTGIIQRIEKRNVIVDLGKTEAVLGSTEQTPGEEYRFNERLKSYIVEVKKTTKGPQIMLSRTHPGLVKRLFELEVPEIHDGTVEIKSISREPGSRTKLAVYSKDENVDPVGACVGQKGTRVQAIVDELRGEKIDIIKWSNDPKDYISSSLSPAKVVRVDVDEEEKSAKVVVPDYQLSLAIGKEGQNARLAAKLTGWKIDIKSESQLRQSIEKQLFDDSLNNGYLDETDTDSMNYDNDDHENNIID; this is encoded by the coding sequence ATGAGCGCTGAGTTGATATTAGCTCTTGAACAGCTGGAAAAGGAAAAGGGTATTAAAAAGGAAATAATTATTGAGGCTATTGAGGCTGCACTTATTTCTGCATACAAGAAAAACTTTGGTTCAGCAATGAACGTTAAAGTAAATATAGATAGGGTAACAGGTGATGTAAAAGTTTTTGCACTCAGGAAAGTTGCTGAAGACCCAGATGTCGAGGCAATGGACATATCAATAGGAGAGGCTGCCAAGCTTAATCCTACACTGGACATAGGAGATTATGTAGAATCTGAAGTTACTCCAAGGTCCTTTGGAAGAATTGCTGCCCAGACTGCCAAACAGGTAGTAGTTCAAAAACTAAGAGAAGCAGAAAGAGGAATCATTTACGATGAGTTCTACAATAAGGAAAGCGACATTGTAACAGGAATCATTCAAAGGATAGAAAAGAGAAATGTAATAGTTGACCTTGGGAAAACTGAAGCCGTTCTTGGGTCTACCGAGCAGACTCCCGGAGAGGAATACAGATTTAACGAACGACTGAAGTCATATATTGTAGAGGTTAAAAAAACTACAAAAGGTCCTCAGATTATGCTTTCCAGAACACATCCGGGCTTGGTAAAAAGGTTATTTGAACTGGAAGTACCTGAAATTCATGACGGTACTGTTGAAATAAAGAGTATTTCAAGGGAACCGGGGTCAAGGACTAAGCTAGCTGTGTACTCTAAAGATGAAAATGTTGATCCTGTAGGAGCATGTGTTGGGCAGAAGGGTACCAGGGTTCAGGCTATTGTTGATGAACTGAGGGGCGAAAAGATTGATATTATCAAATGGAGTAATGATCCCAAAGATTATATATCCAGCAGTTTAAGCCCCGCTAAGGTTGTGAGGGTAGATGTGGACGAAGAAGAAAAATCTGCAAAGGTAGTGGTTCCTGACTATCAGCTTTCATTGGCAATAGGAAAGGAAGGCCAGAATGCAAGGTTGGCCGCAAAGCTTACCGGCTGGAAAATTGATATAAAGAGCGAATCCCAGCTAAGACAGTCAATTGAGAAACAACTGTTTGATGATAGCTTAAACAACGGATATTTGGATGAAACAGATACTGACAGTATGAATTATGATAATGATGACCATGAAAATAATATAATTGATTGA
- the rnpM gene encoding RNase P modulator RnpM: protein MKQKKIPLRMCLGCKEMKPKRELIRVVKNNEGEISIDLVGKKPGRGAYICRSADCLEQAIKAKRLEKAFETTIDMDIYNILKNQLEENDE, encoded by the coding sequence ATGAAGCAAAAAAAGATTCCATTACGTATGTGCCTGGGCTGTAAGGAAATGAAGCCAAAAAGGGAATTAATACGTGTGGTAAAAAATAATGAGGGAGAAATCAGTATTGATCTCGTTGGTAAAAAGCCTGGCAGGGGTGCATACATATGCAGAAGTGCCGATTGTCTTGAACAGGCGATTAAGGCTAAAAGACTGGAAAAGGCTTTTGAGACTACAATTGACATGGACATTTATAATATTCTGAAAAACCAATTGGAGGAAAACGATGAATAA
- a CDS encoding L7Ae/L30e/S12e/Gadd45 family ribosomal protein encodes MNKVYSLLGLAKKAGQLLSGDETCERTVKSGKAELVIVADDASENTKDKFKSMCNYHSIPYREYGQKLQLGKYTGKDIRAVVSIVSKDFKNGLLKLIDNSTNETGGEGFGKS; translated from the coding sequence ATGAATAAGGTTTATTCCTTATTAGGACTTGCAAAGAAAGCAGGTCAGCTGTTATCAGGTGATGAAACCTGTGAAAGGACGGTAAAGTCTGGAAAGGCTGAGCTTGTTATAGTTGCAGATGATGCTTCTGAAAACACGAAGGACAAATTTAAAAGTATGTGTAATTACCACTCTATACCGTACAGAGAGTACGGACAAAAACTGCAACTCGGTAAGTATACGGGAAAAGATATAAGAGCGGTAGTTTCTATTGTATCAAAAGATTTTAAAAATGGCCTTCTTAAATTAATAGATAATTCAACAAACGAAACAGGGGGTGAAGGTTTTGGAAAAAGCTAG